In Bacillus weihaiensis, the genomic stretch TCACGAATTGTGATGCAGCCTCTAAACTTGTTAAATGCTGAGAAAACAAACCTCCAGTCAAACTTTCAGCAGCTGAAATTGTTTTATTTTTAGCCAATAGAAGTTCTTTTACCTTTTGGAAGAGAGTAGTTTGTTCATAGCCATAAAAAAACTGTCCTACTCTCTCATTAATTTTGGTTTCAAGCTCGTCTATAAGGCGGATTGCAGCTTCTTCTGACTTATGCTTAGCTGTAAGTCTGAGAGTAACCTCACCATCAGCTGCAAGGGGTGCAATAGTTGGGTTCGTTTGAAGATCAATTAGGTCCTGAATATCTGTCTCAAGCTGAGACTCTCCAATCCCAAAGTAGCGCAAAACTCTTGAAGTAAGATGTTCTTGAAACCCCAATTTCTCATAAAAATAAGTTCTACCATATTGTGTAAACATAGGTTTCATTTCACTAGGAGGACCAGGCAACAACATATAGATTGTTTCATCTACGTCAATCGCCATCCCAGGTGCCATCCCATAATCGTTCTTTAAGACGATGGATCCTTCAATAACTATAGCCTGCTTCTTATTATTTTCGGACATGGAACGTTTCGTTTGTAGATAGTATTGTTCAATATTAGTTAAAGCATCCTGATCAATAACAAGAGATTTCCCAAGATGATGTGCAATTGTTTCTTTCGTTAGGTCATCTTTAGTTGGACCTAATCCTCCAGTGAAAATAATGACATTAGATCGCTTCTGTGCAGTCTCAATTGCATGCTTTAAGCGATTTTGGTTGTCTCCTACCACTGTATGATAATAAACATTTAAACCTATCTCTGCTAACTGCTGAGACAAAAACTGCGCATTACTATTGACAATTTGTCCTAATAAAAGCTCAGATCCCACTGCAATAATTTCTGTACGAATATCCATAACTACTCCTCCATTCGAAGGTTATTTTGAGTTAATAAAAGCTTCTTTGTTTTTATTAAAGTAATCCCAACCTGAGATGACAGTAAAGAAGGTTGCAACCCATAAGGAGATTGTTGCAAATGGAAAATTTATAAACTCAAACGGAATATTATGTAGTAATAATGCTGAAATTGCGATGATTTGTGTCCAAGTTTTAATTTTCCCTAGCATATTGGCTGCTACAACTTCTCCTGAACCAGCTAAAACAAGTCTCAATCCAGTTACAGCAAATTCTCGACTTATAATTAATATAACCATCCAAGATGGAGCCAGACCTAATTCAACCAAGATAATAAGCGCAGCAGACACTAATAACTTATCAGCTAGTGGATCTAAAAACTTCCCAAGGTTCGTGACCATGTTCAGTTTACGTGCATAATACCCATCAATCCAATCAGTTGTCGATGCAATAATAAAGAGAATGGCACCTACGAAATGAGTAACTAAAATCGTTTCGGATCCAAGGGTCAAAGTCCCCCAATCAAACGGTCCAAGCATAATAATCATAAATACTGGAATTAAAAAGATTCTTGATATCGTAATTTTATTAGGTAAATTCATGTTCCTAGTCCTCCAAGTTGTTATGTATCTTACTTTATAATACTACC encodes the following:
- the pgsA gene encoding CDP-diacylglycerol--glycerol-3-phosphate 3-phosphatidyltransferase encodes the protein MNLPNKITISRIFLIPVFMIIMLGPFDWGTLTLGSETILVTHFVGAILFIIASTTDWIDGYYARKLNMVTNLGKFLDPLADKLLVSAALIILVELGLAPSWMVILIISREFAVTGLRLVLAGSGEVVAANMLGKIKTWTQIIAISALLLHNIPFEFINFPFATISLWVATFFTVISGWDYFNKNKEAFINSK
- a CDS encoding competence/damage-inducible protein A, with translation MRTEIIAVGSELLLGQIVNSNAQFLSQQLAEIGLNVYYHTVVGDNQNRLKHAIETAQKRSNVIIFTGGLGPTKDDLTKETIAHHLGKSLVIDQDALTNIEQYYLQTKRSMSENNKKQAIVIEGSIVLKNDYGMAPGMAIDVDETIYMLLPGPPSEMKPMFTQYGRTYFYEKLGFQEHLTSRVLRYFGIGESQLETDIQDLIDLQTNPTIAPLAADGEVTLRLTAKHKSEEAAIRLIDELETKINERVGQFFYGYEQTTLFQKVKELLLAKNKTISAAESLTGGLFSQHLTSLEAASQFVKGGIVCYTNEVKKNLLGVSPLILDDDGAVSEKCASEMASQIRLKTNSDIGISFTGVAGPGKQEGKPVGTVFIGISTNNSTNVYPLHLAGSRHGIRNRTVKYGCHYLVKLLQGIE